In the genome of Cervus elaphus chromosome 5, mCerEla1.1, whole genome shotgun sequence, the window AAAACGATAACAGTAGAGGGTGGGGACTTGGggctgttattttatttttatctatttttttcaacttattttacaatgaatttatattatttatgtaaGAAAATAAGTTAGATGCTGAGCCCAAATACAAAGGCACATCACAATGtctaaggtaaaaaaaaaaaaccctagccTTTCACACACGTCCAATATTTCCGTATCTGGACCTTAATTATCCAGAACCAAATGCCGTACAACCTCAGAAGGGTGGGCAAGAGCAGCTGCCCTGACCACGTCTGGCTCCGAACCCCAGGCCCCTTTCCTCTACTCATGAGCGGCACACACCATCCAGAACCGACTCCACCTAACCTGGCCTGCAGGAACCCGCGGGAACGGTGGTGAGCGTTGGCGACGAGCGTCCATCCCCATGGGTCTGCTCACCTGACATGTGGACGTTCcggaggcaggagagggaggcATTGAGGCGGGCACACTCCTCCCGGTTTGCCCCATATTTCTCCACGGTCTCACACACCTGCTCATCTGTCATCTCCAAGAGGTCCTCCAGACTCAGCTGGCCGGGGGTGATCTCCTAgcggagggaagagagaggagggtaACCAGACCAGAAGCGCCCTGAGGCCTCCATGCCGCCCTCTAGTGGTACCTAGCGGAACGCCAGGCTCTGGGTGGACATCTGCTTGGAATTGCTGTCTTGGAGTCAGACAGGCCCGAATCTGAATCTCAGCTTTGCCACCTCGGTAGCTAGATAACCCTGGGCAaaccacttaacctctctgagcctcactttgctcacctgtaaaatgggaatcttAAGCTCATGAGCTTTGTAAGGTAGCACATATGCTCATATGCTATGTATCCACACAGTTAGAGAGCTCTGTAAATGGTGGCCGTTAATTACTTGTCTGTCTCCCGCTCCAGCTCCTGAACTCCTTATGGGCAAGGCTCCAGTTTACTCATCTTGGAGGGTCCTCCATGCCTCCTGCCCAGCTTGGACTGCACTGACTTGCTGCAGATCCAGGGTAACCTCAGAGCAGAGCAAACCAGACAGCCCCAGTCTCCTGATGGCTGGTCTCCATTCCCTGCTTCTGTTTTTCCAAGCCACACACATTCTAGGGTTCAGACTGGGGGTTCAGGAGCACTAAGGGGGAATGGGGGCTGGAACCCTGTGGGTGGTTCAGTGCTGTCAATGAAACAGGGTTTGTGTCTGAGCCCGACTAGAGGCATGATTTTGCAACCTAAGACAAAGCGGAGCACTGCACGGAGTGGGGGAAAGGACACCTCTGAAGACATGGgctgggaaaagaaaaggaagatgccCGGGTATAACTGTGTGCGTCAGCTTCCCTTCACCACTGGCAGcgaccactcccctcccccaaaccgTGTGTCTCCATACACTACAGTATGGACACACCTCGAAGTTTGCCAATTTCTGTTTATGTATTCACAAAAACTAGACTTCACATTATAGCACTCAATGATAACTGATGTTtctacatgtattatttttattttgaaaaaagttttatATATCAAAGGATGGGAATTCTGAGGCAATACTGTGGAGTACTCTGTCCTCTTGTGGCCATATCTATGTATtacaactgaaaatgaaaacagcatcGGCAcaaaaaaattctattaaaaaaaaaaaaaaagctgctctTTTTCGTGGCGCCTCGGAGGCTGTCGGCCACTTCAGAATGAAGCTGAACATCTCTTTCCCGGCCACTGGCTGCCAGAAGCTCATTGAAGTGGACGATGAACGAAAACTTCGTACCTTCTACGAGAAGCGTATGGCCACAGAAGTTGCTGCTGACGCTCTGGGTGAAGAATGGAAGGGTTATGTGGTCCGAATCAGTGGCGGGAACGATAAGCAGGGTTTCCCCATGAAGCAGGGTGTCTTGACCCATGGCCGAGTTCGCCTGCTACTGAGTAAGGGGCATTCCTGTTACAGACCAAGGAGGACTGGAGAGAGAAAGCGCAAATCTGTACGGGGTTGCATTGTGGATGCCAATCTGAGTGTTCTCAACTTGGTCATTGTgaaaaaaggggagaaggatATTCCTGGACTCACTGATACTACAGTGCCTCGTCGCCTGGGTCCCAAAAGAGCTAGCAGAATCCGCAAACTTTTCAATCTCTCTAAAGAAGATGACGTCCGCCAGTATGTTGTGCGAAAGCCCCTAAACAAAGAAGGTAAGAAACCTAGGACTAAAGCACCCAAGATTCAGCGTCTCGTGACTCCACGAGTTCTGCAACACAAACGCCGGCGTATTGCTCTGAAGAAACAGCGtactaagaaaaacaaagaagaggctGCAGAATATGCTAAACTTTTGGCCAAGAGAATGAAGGAGGCCAAAGAAAAACGGCAGGAACAGATTGCCAAGAGACGGAGGCTGTCCTCTCTGAGAGCTTCTACTTCTAAGTCTGAGTCCAGTCAAAAATGAGATGTTCTAAgagtaacaaataaataagatcagacatcaaaaaaaaaaaaaaaaaaaagctgccagGCAAAAGCAGATACCCAGTCAATGCCTTTCCAACTCACTAGGTCAGGGGTGGAGAGAACAGTAATGAGTCACATAGAGGCTATCTCAAATAGGGACTGTTACAGGGATAGCGCCACTTTAAGAAAGGTGATGGACCAGGATCTGGAAGTATTGATATAACACGAGATACATTTAGAAAGGATGATTCACAACATAAAAGAATTCTCCTCTTTGCTGCAAGAGTCACTTGCGTGTTTTAGTCCTATTAAGTATCCTCCAAAACACTCAATTTACACTAAAGTTTATAGCTCATACCCACACATCACAAAAGGAAgaatgacaggaaaaaaatgcagaagGCTTTAACATGCTTGAGCCAAAAGAGGAGAACCATTTCTGttggatataataataataaatgagatAGATGTAACACCACTTTAAGTGCCTTCATGGATTTTCTTTCAAGGTCACAAAGACCACGTGAAGCAGGTACTTTTACCATCATCACCAGTCTGTACATAGGAGACTAGAACTCAGAAAAGTTAGACCGcaacccagggtcacacagtgagTAAGTTTGAACCCAGGCGGTCTCTCTTGGGAGCTTTCTCTAAAGTGCCTGTTCCTCCGCAGGAGGTGGCCCTCTTGTGGGCATATGTGGGAGTTGCAGAGAGAGCTGGAAACCCAGCTCCGTCCACACCGCCTGGTGGATGGCCTTGGACTTCATTTATTCCAACAGACTAAAGTGAGAGCCaaggctttccttgtagctcagtcggtaaagaatctgcctgcagtgcaggagacccgggtttgatccctgggtttggaagatcccctggagagggaaacggcaacccactccagtatccttgcctggaaaatctcatggagagaagagcctggtgggctgcagtccatggggtctcaaaagagtcgggcacgactgagcgactaatacttacTTAAAGTGAGAGCCAGGGCTCAAGCACCTGCAGCCCAGGTAAATGTAAATTAGCTAAGCTGCAAACTCACCTGAGGTTTTCTAAGGGGCAGCAGAATTTGGTTCACCGACACCAGACAAATTCAGTTCTGTGTGTCAGCAATTCCGATTTTTCGAGAGAAGTCGAAGACCTGGGTTTTTAATGCAAACTCTTTCAAGTTTTACACATGtgctcaaaaataatttttcagacaaacaaacaaaaaaaatctgtgcaTCAGATTCAAGATACGACAGAGGGCCACTAGTTTTCAACCCCTTAAGATACTAGTCTTCGTCTAATTCGCCTCACTTAATAAATAAATGGTCCCAAAAGCCTCTGAAAAGTGTATATGGGGTCAAGCAAATAAAATGTACTGCTTGAACATTTATGAGACCTTTCATTTGAAGGATATTCACAAGAAACCACCATCCTGGGAATGACACTAAGAAACACAGACGCATCTGTGTGCGCGTGCGCAAGATGGAGCCGGGGGGATGGAGGGGATGGGGAAACGTGGTGGGGTCCTGCATCCCCAGTTCAGGACTGTTACATGTGGTGGGTTCAGGCAAGATCACATTGAGGACATGTtctaaaaaagacaaaaggcagAAGAGGATCTTTCAGGCCTCTctgagaaggaagcagggagTGCCTTGAGAAACGGCACTTGGCCTTGCAGGCAAGGGGCACACCCAGCACCGCCTCTGCCCAGCTCAGGAAGGCCCCCGCATCAGAAAAACGAGGAGAAAGCATCGTGCTTTCTGTCAGAACTGGCTTTTCCTGCCAGCCCCTCCCACTCACTAGCAGGGCAAGTCCCTCCATCTCCGCAGCCTCAGTTCCTTGCTCTGTACAATGGGGTAATGGTCATACCAACCTCAGAGGTCATCGTGAGGGTCTGAACACTCTCCAGAGCTGAGATTCTGCGTTGTAAAGCCCTCAATACTATGCCTGGCCCTGAAGATTCAATGAACGTGGAAAGGTTCCACGCAGTCACTGATAACAGTGGGGACCCAAGATCCCAGAGGGTAAGGAAATCTCACCACCCTTGAAACCTTAAGGATGTGGTCCCCCCTGGAGGGTGGACACAAGACAACAGGTGTTTTGGTTTTGTCACTGGAAAACCCATTACTTCCGAAATTTGCAACAGCagcaatgacaataataatagtaagtTGACATTTCCTGGGTACAGTTAGGTCTCAGACTATGGGCTGAACATTTTACACAGATTGTCTCATTTTATCACACCAGCTACTTAAGAAGAGGAGACAATCATTACCGCAtttaacagaagagaaaactaaTGTCCTAAGACCGTGCTGCCTGGTACAGTGGCCACTGGCCTCATTAATGAACATTACatacaattaaaaattcagttcctcagtcacatgCACTAACCACAGTTCCAGTGCTCAGCAGCTAACATGTGGCTGGTGGTCACTGCATCAGGCAGGACAGATATGAAATATTTCCATCATAGTGGAACATTCTGCTGGACAGCACCGATCTAAGAGGTAAAAGGATTTGACCCAAGTCACCGAGCGAGTccttaagtggcagagctgaaagAGGGTCTACCTGACTCTAGAAccacactctttcttttttttttttggctatactatgtgacatgtgggctcttagtttcctgaccagggatcgaacctgtgccctctgctgtGGAAGCACGGATCCctaaccgctgaaccaccagggaagtccctaggaacAACCTCTTACTGACTTCATTCAAGCAGTATCAGAGATGCTCTGTATTTTCATCCCACACATATTCAagtcctactatgtgccagacacagcCAAAACCCCACTGCCTGAGGGGGCTGGCTGCCAGCCGGTAAGGGGCATGGGGCAGGGGTCGCCTCCGGTCACCTCAAGGACTTCCTTCCGCACGTCGACAATCCGGAACCAGTGCCGGAGCTGAGGGAAGCCGTCCAGCTCAGCGTTGCGTTCCTGCAGGGCGACCTTCTTTTTGCAGGACAGCTGCCGGCTGAAGTACTTCACCAGCTTGCTctgcagagagacacagaggacagaggacacATCTCAGAGGTATTGCCACAGGAGGACAGGCAAGTAGCTCCCCAGCGTTCCCTCCAACCCCATCTCCATCCAACTCTGTTTTAAAGACCCATTCCACTGCAGTGAGACCCAGTTTCCACTCATGACCCAACTGCATTGTTGAAGATGGACACACAGGCGGATCCCAATATTCTGCCAGGGAGCGATGCAGGTATAGTTCCCGTGCAGTGGGGATGTGGGACCTGGGCTGTCTCCATCCACATCTCCACTGCACAGATCCTTTGACCTTCACAGCTGCACTTCTAGGAACTCCTCTCTCAGAGCCCCCATCCTATGGCAAATGACTGGAGAAGGATACTTCTTACACGTCTGTTTGCAATGGCAAAAGATTGCAAACACCCCAAGGGGCCATATGTAGGAGACTCTTCATAAATGAGGATACAGGCCCACAAGGAGCTCTGTGCAGCTGCAGAATAAAGCAAGGAAGCATGCTATTGTACTGAGACAAGATGcactgataaattaaaaaaatactctctCATTCATGTGGGAAATTTTACATTTGTAGATCTTGTAAATGCAGACACTCTCTGGAAGGATCTCTAATCTTctagggaagagaagagggtgggtgGGTAGCAGACGTGAGAGGAACCTTTGTTTAACTCGTTTTGTATTATTTCAATCTTAAGTCACATGCAGATATTCACAAAttaacaaatacttttaaaatgagatGGACCCGGGTACTTCCtctgtggttcagtggttaagactccatgattcCACTGCAGAGGGACCCGGGTTCCACcgctggctggggaactaagatcctgcatgcccctcggtgcagccaaaaaaataaattttttaaataaaataaaatgagatggaCCTGAACTCATGCTTCTAGAGGGATGCCATGGCATGAAAAAGGCAAGTTTTTTACTGCCTATTTAGTAAAAGCTAACaacattaacaaaagaaaggCAATAGGCATGTCTGAGCAGAGAATAACGTGTGCAAGACACACACCCCAGCCTGCTAAGTTGGGATGGGGAGGCCCTATAGATGGGGTGACAAAAAatggttttgcatttctctatacatttttgctttgtttcaatAGTTACCCAAAGCACATTATCATCTTTGTGgtgtaaaatttatttaataaagataattcaatgaaacaaaagtaaaaatctttAGGTATATAAATGCCTTTGACATTTCAAAGCACCTGTCAACCAATATTTATCAAGAAGACAGACCTGGAattctgttgttcttgtttagctgctaagtcgtgcccgactctttgtgaccctatggactatagcccaccaagctccgcTGTCCttagaattccccaggcaagaatactggagtaggttgccatttccttctccaggggatcttctggacccagagatcgaacccaaatctcctacgttggcaggtggattctttaccactgagccaccagagaagccccctggAATTCTAGGATCACATAATTTGGAGCAAGGAATGACAGGAGTGGGCATGTGTTTCTGTTCAGCTGGTCAG includes:
- the LOC122693863 gene encoding 40S ribosomal protein S6, giving the protein MKLNISFPATGCQKLIEVDDERKLRTFYEKRMATEVAADALGEEWKGYVVRISGGNDKQGFPMKQGVLTHGRVRLLLSKGHSCYRPRRTGERKRKSVRGCIVDANLSVLNLVIVKKGEKDIPGLTDTTVPRRLGPKRASRIRKLFNLSKEDDVRQYVVRKPLNKEGKKPRTKAPKIQRLVTPRVLQHKRRRIALKKQRTKKNKEEAAEYAKLLAKRMKEAKEKRQEQIAKRRRLSSLRASTSKSESSQK